One Haloplanus vescus DNA window includes the following coding sequences:
- a CDS encoding NYN domain-containing protein, with the protein MDLFGRLADEDEDAPPRVALFVDGPNLLREEFDVDLDDVREAASAAGHPATTRLYVDEHATPELIRAAEARGFEVVVTSGDVDVKLAVDLTRFAVEGQADIIAVASRDTDFKPAIETANACGVRTLAIAPGSHGRSDALRNAAAESVTLDE; encoded by the coding sequence ATGGACCTGTTCGGACGACTCGCGGACGAGGACGAGGACGCTCCGCCGCGAGTCGCGCTCTTCGTCGACGGCCCGAACCTCCTCCGCGAGGAGTTCGACGTCGACCTGGACGACGTTCGCGAGGCGGCGTCGGCGGCCGGACATCCGGCGACGACGCGACTGTACGTCGACGAGCACGCGACCCCGGAACTGATTCGCGCCGCCGAGGCACGGGGCTTCGAGGTGGTCGTCACCAGCGGCGACGTGGACGTGAAGCTCGCGGTGGACCTGACGCGGTTCGCCGTCGAGGGGCAGGCGGATATCATCGCCGTCGCCTCGCGAGACACGGACTTCAAGCCCGCCATCGAGACGGCCAACGCCTGCGGGGTTCGCACGCTCGCCATCGCACCCGGCTCTCACGGCCGCTCAGACGCCCTCCGCAACGCCGCCGCTGAGAGCGTCACGCTGGACGAGTAA
- a CDS encoding DASH family cryptochrome: MADDTAVLWLRRDLRLHDNPALVAAAEADRLLPVYVFDPARYGTSAFGGRDSFEYEKTGGRRTAFRTEAVADLRSRLRDRGRDLVVRVGDPTETLADLAREVDADAVHVHTRPTPEEKAVERRVEAAVDASLVRHWGHTLHHPDDLPCAVSELDDTYTPFRKAVESESTVRAPAAVPTLPPRPAVDPGELPTPASLGVEATPIDDRGVLDFEGGETAALDRLDDYLWETDALREYKETRNGLLGRDYSSKLSPWLNEGCLSPRRVSAEIDAYETRRVENESTYWLRFELRWRDFFQFQFAKHGGTFFTPGGIRRRDIDWQEGGEAFERWRRGETGVPFVDANMRELAATGYLSNRGRQNVASFLANDLRIDWRLGAAHFETELVDYDPASNYGNWAYVAGVGNDSRDRSFDVLWQAHRYDPDAEYVTRWLPELDGLPPEAAHEPWTLPESERAAFAYPEPVVAPETLRDE, translated from the coding sequence ATGGCCGACGACACCGCAGTCCTGTGGCTTCGCCGTGACCTCCGCCTCCACGACAACCCGGCGCTCGTCGCCGCCGCGGAGGCCGACCGACTGCTCCCAGTCTACGTGTTCGACCCCGCACGCTACGGCACCAGCGCGTTCGGCGGGCGCGACTCCTTCGAGTACGAGAAGACGGGCGGGCGACGGACAGCGTTTCGGACCGAAGCGGTCGCCGACCTCCGCTCGCGCCTCCGTGACCGCGGACGTGACCTCGTCGTTCGCGTCGGCGACCCCACCGAAACCCTCGCCGACCTCGCCAGAGAGGTCGACGCCGACGCGGTTCACGTCCACACGCGTCCGACGCCCGAGGAGAAGGCCGTCGAGCGACGCGTGGAGGCAGCTGTCGACGCGTCGCTCGTCCGCCACTGGGGCCACACCCTGCACCACCCCGACGACCTGCCGTGCGCGGTGTCGGAGCTCGACGACACCTACACCCCCTTTCGGAAGGCGGTCGAATCCGAGTCGACGGTGCGAGCGCCGGCGGCGGTGCCGACGCTCCCGCCCCGTCCGGCGGTCGACCCGGGCGAACTACCCACGCCGGCATCGCTCGGCGTCGAGGCGACACCTATCGACGACCGGGGCGTCCTCGACTTCGAGGGCGGTGAGACGGCGGCACTCGACCGACTCGACGACTATCTCTGGGAGACAGACGCACTCCGCGAGTACAAGGAGACTCGAAACGGGTTACTCGGCCGAGACTACTCCTCGAAGCTCTCGCCGTGGCTGAACGAGGGCTGTCTCTCGCCGCGGCGAGTGAGTGCCGAAATCGACGCGTACGAGACGCGCCGCGTCGAGAACGAGTCGACCTACTGGCTCCGGTTCGAACTCCGGTGGCGTGACTTCTTCCAGTTTCAGTTCGCCAAGCACGGCGGGACGTTCTTCACGCCCGGGGGCATCCGCCGGCGCGACATCGACTGGCAGGAGGGCGGCGAGGCGTTCGAGCGATGGCGGCGCGGCGAGACGGGGGTTCCGTTCGTCGACGCCAACATGCGAGAGCTCGCGGCGACGGGCTACCTGTCGAATCGGGGTCGACAGAACGTGGCGTCCTTCCTCGCGAACGACCTCCGAATCGACTGGCGACTGGGCGCAGCGCACTTCGAGACGGAGTTGGTAGATTACGACCCAGCCTCGAACTACGGCAACTGGGCGTACGTCGCGGGCGTGGGCAACGACTCCCGTGACCGCTCGTTTGACGTGCTGTGGCAGGCCCACCGCTACGACCCGGACGCCGAATACGTGACCCGCTGGCTCCCGGAACTCGACGGGCTACCGCCGGAGGCGGCACACGAACCGTGGACGCTCCCCGAATCCGAACGGGCGGCGTTCGCGTACCCCGAACCAGTCGTGGCTCCCGAGACGCTACGGGACGAGTAA
- a CDS encoding mechanosensitive ion channel family protein, with translation MAVVSAPLLAGLRIDATTLVGAVAILVGAVLVARAARLVLVALADRFVEQGAAIQLAIPLTKFLIYGVAAYSVLGPLFQLSQTQALAFSGVLGAALGLGLKDLLGNVVGGLVVVFETPYQVGDRIELGDYYGEVVDVGVRATRLQTPDDNLVAVPNYLALTESVANANAGSPEMLVVTELFVANDADAERARTIVEDAVYTSRHLAPERPVTVFVEANPRYRTIRAKAYVNDLDAQFAFESDVTRRALRQFDAEGIRTPPATLIGD, from the coding sequence ATGGCTGTGGTGAGTGCGCCGCTTCTCGCCGGCCTCCGTATCGACGCGACGACTCTCGTCGGTGCCGTCGCCATCCTCGTCGGCGCCGTGTTGGTGGCGCGGGCGGCACGCTTGGTGCTCGTCGCCCTCGCTGACCGGTTCGTCGAGCAGGGCGCCGCCATCCAGCTGGCGATTCCACTGACGAAGTTCCTGATTTACGGCGTCGCCGCCTACTCGGTGCTCGGACCGCTCTTCCAGCTCTCGCAGACGCAGGCGCTCGCGTTCTCGGGCGTCCTCGGGGCGGCGCTCGGCCTGGGACTGAAAGACCTCCTCGGGAACGTCGTCGGCGGATTGGTGGTCGTCTTCGAGACGCCGTATCAGGTGGGCGACCGAATCGAACTCGGCGACTACTACGGCGAAGTCGTCGACGTCGGCGTCCGCGCCACCCGCTTGCAGACGCCCGACGACAACCTGGTGGCCGTGCCGAACTACCTCGCTCTCACCGAATCCGTCGCGAACGCCAACGCCGGGTCGCCGGAGATGCTCGTCGTGACCGAACTGTTCGTCGCCAACGACGCCGACGCGGAGCGTGCACGTACCATCGTCGAGGACGCGGTGTACACCTCCCGCCACCTCGCACCCGAGCGACCGGTGACCGTCTTCGTCGAGGCCAACCCCCGCTACCGCACGATTCGTGCAAAGGCCTACGTCAACGACCTCGACGCGCAGTTCGCGTTCGAGTCCGACGTGACGCGGCGCGCCCTCCGGCAGTTCGACGCCGAGGGGATTCGGACGCCGCCCGCGACACTGATCGGCGACTGA
- a CDS encoding VOC family protein produces the protein MTERVGPVTLDVTELDRMATFYEDVVGLRTLDRTEGRAVLGVDDALLILRETPDRSARGPAEAGLFHTAFRVPSRAALGDALARIESQWQLTGASDHGVSEALYLQDPEDNGVEVYRDRPREDWPDADGRVDMFTRRLALAPLRDGASGEARCPSGTAVGHVHLEVSSLDDSVAFYGDGLGLDIRQSMDGALFLAFDGYHHHVGLNTWNERSRPAAGRGLARIQLRVDDPADVRRRLDPSRLTERDDGFDAVDPDGITVQIRRA, from the coding sequence ATGACCGAACGTGTCGGCCCGGTTACGCTCGACGTGACCGAGTTGGACCGGATGGCCACCTTCTACGAGGACGTAGTCGGACTCCGGACCCTCGACCGAACCGAGGGGAGAGCCGTCCTCGGCGTCGACGACGCGCTACTCATCCTCCGCGAGACGCCCGACCGCTCCGCTCGCGGCCCGGCGGAGGCGGGACTCTTTCACACCGCGTTCCGAGTTCCGTCGCGGGCGGCGCTCGGCGACGCCCTCGCCCGAATCGAATCTCAGTGGCAACTCACCGGCGCCTCCGACCACGGCGTGAGCGAGGCGCTCTACCTGCAGGACCCCGAGGACAACGGAGTCGAGGTGTATCGCGACCGACCGCGCGAGGACTGGCCGGACGCCGACGGACGAGTCGACATGTTCACGCGACGGCTCGCGCTCGCTCCGCTCCGTGACGGCGCCAGCGGCGAAGCGCGGTGTCCGTCGGGGACGGCCGTCGGCCACGTCCATCTCGAAGTCTCGTCGCTCGACGACAGCGTGGCGTTCTACGGCGACGGTCTCGGACTCGATATCAGGCAGTCGATGGACGGCGCGCTCTTTCTCGCGTTCGACGGCTATCACCACCACGTCGGCCTCAACACGTGGAACGAACGCTCCCGGCCGGCCGCGGGGCGCGGACTCGCACGGATACAACTCCGCGTGGACGACCCTGCTGACGTGCGCCGTCGCCTCGACCCGTCGCGACTCACCGAACGCGACGACGGCTTCGACGCCGTCGACCCTGATGGCATCACAGTTCAGATACGCCGCGCGTAG
- the cmk gene encoding (d)CMP kinase has translation MSNSSATTERQVDSNLFITVSGPPGCGATTLTEGLADALNCGYVIGGDIFRDLADERGLSLQQLIAKAEEDDEIDRALDQRLRRIAEQWGAANKPFILESRLAGWLAGNRADLRIWLDAPEEVRIDRLSDYEVSYEIERPDERTQDVDVDEVDSDEGFGALLRVREVSEAGRYQSYYGIDVDDQSFYDLSINTARWDADTVLNMVLTAVEEYDPESDEGAFTTRDVSI, from the coding sequence ATGTCGAATTCGAGCGCCACGACGGAGCGGCAAGTCGACAGCAACCTGTTCATCACCGTCTCCGGACCGCCGGGCTGTGGTGCGACGACACTCACCGAGGGACTCGCGGACGCGCTGAACTGCGGCTACGTCATCGGCGGCGACATCTTCCGTGACCTCGCCGACGAACGCGGTCTCTCGCTCCAGCAACTCATCGCCAAGGCCGAGGAGGACGACGAAATCGACCGTGCGCTCGACCAGCGACTCCGCCGCATCGCCGAGCAGTGGGGCGCGGCGAACAAGCCGTTCATCCTCGAGTCGCGCCTCGCGGGGTGGCTCGCGGGCAACCGCGCCGACCTGCGCATCTGGCTCGACGCGCCCGAGGAGGTCCGCATCGACCGCCTCAGCGACTACGAGGTGAGCTACGAAATCGAGCGCCCGGACGAGCGAACTCAGGACGTGGACGTCGATGAAGTCGACAGCGACGAGGGCTTCGGCGCCCTGTTGCGCGTCCGCGAAGTGAGCGAAGCCGGCCGCTACCAGAGTTACTACGGCATCGACGTCGACGACCAGTCGTTCTACGACCTCTCCATCAACACCGCGCGGTGGGACGCCGACACCGTCCTCAACATGGTGCTGACGGCAGTCGAAGAGTACGACCCCGAGAGCGACGAGGGGGCGTTCACGACCCGCGACGTGTCGATTTAG
- a CDS encoding DUF2150 family protein, whose amino-acid sequence MTDAEDTFYTKDRWQNWIERVAEEELDPENEDSARLLLNLQDDAAIAVAKIISAYEDDRLSEDEAVDELAGVRDIVLDDVDLENEEKRMLVDGVQTSLVCVFYAAEEYIAAGPTDDGTIEEYVHAAADAEANEDLDAALGYLVQAGTRIIDGDELDIALVEDLEYGLVSEWVNGLDSLQSAMSDPEVVEEDED is encoded by the coding sequence ATGACCGACGCGGAGGACACGTTCTACACGAAAGACCGCTGGCAGAACTGGATCGAGCGGGTGGCGGAGGAGGAGCTCGACCCCGAGAACGAGGATTCGGCTCGACTCTTGCTCAACCTGCAAGACGACGCCGCCATCGCGGTCGCCAAAATCATCAGCGCCTACGAGGACGACCGCTTGAGCGAGGACGAGGCCGTCGACGAACTCGCCGGCGTACGCGACATCGTCCTCGACGACGTGGACCTGGAAAACGAGGAGAAGCGAATGCTCGTCGACGGCGTCCAGACCAGTCTCGTCTGTGTCTTCTACGCCGCCGAGGAGTACATCGCGGCCGGCCCGACCGACGACGGCACCATCGAGGAGTACGTCCACGCCGCGGCCGACGCCGAAGCCAACGAAGACTTAGACGCCGCACTCGGCTACCTCGTGCAGGCCGGGACGCGCATCATCGACGGCGACGAGCTCGACATCGCGCTCGTCGAGGACCTGGAGTACGGCCTCGTCTCGGAGTGGGTCAACGGGCTCGACAGCCTCCAGAGCGCGATGAGCGATCCCGAAGTCGTCGAAGAAGACGAAGACTGA
- a CDS encoding 2-keto-4-pentenoate hydratase: protein MSRTIDDAQADRLGERLAAAYRRGNPLDPSDLSANELTVADGYAVQRAALDRREDEAGPTVGYKVGFTSRAIQSELGVDAPAYGRVLADTVQSEGRVDASGLVDPKVEPELAVRLEAPLDPPVTPIDALDAVGAVVPVIEIVDSRVRDWQMTAGSAVADNALAARVVHGDRIADPTDLDLALEGVEVRRNGERVATGVGADVLGSPTRVVAWLAETLADHGRRLGAGDLVSTGSLTELVAFEPGDTISARFASLGGVTVARPPANDSSH from the coding sequence GTGAGCCGAACCATCGACGACGCGCAGGCCGACCGCCTCGGGGAGCGACTCGCGGCAGCGTACCGCCGAGGCAACCCGCTCGACCCGTCCGACCTCTCGGCGAACGAACTCACCGTCGCGGACGGCTACGCGGTCCAGCGGGCTGCCCTCGACCGCCGCGAGGACGAAGCGGGCCCGACCGTCGGCTACAAGGTCGGCTTCACCTCGCGGGCCATCCAGTCTGAACTCGGTGTCGACGCTCCCGCCTACGGGCGCGTCCTCGCCGACACCGTCCAGTCGGAGGGCCGGGTCGACGCGTCGGGACTCGTCGACCCGAAGGTCGAACCCGAACTCGCCGTCCGACTCGAAGCACCGCTCGACCCGCCGGTGACGCCAATCGACGCCCTCGACGCGGTCGGAGCGGTCGTGCCGGTCATCGAAATCGTCGACTCGCGGGTGCGCGACTGGCAGATGACCGCCGGAAGCGCCGTCGCGGACAACGCCCTCGCGGCGCGAGTCGTCCACGGCGACCGAATCGCCGACCCCACGGATTTGGACCTCGCGCTCGAAGGCGTCGAAGTCAGGCGAAACGGCGAGCGCGTGGCCACGGGCGTCGGCGCGGACGTGTTGGGGTCGCCCACGCGGGTGGTGGCGTGGCTGGCGGAGACGCTCGCGGACCACGGGCGGCGACTGGGGGCGGGCGACCTCGTGTCGACCGGGTCGCTCACCGAACTCGTCGCCTTCGAACCGGGCGATACGATTTCGGCGCGGTTCGCGTCGCTGGGGGGCGTCACCGTCGCGCGCCCCCCGGCGAACGATTCAAGCCACTGA
- the hmgB gene encoding hydroxymethylglutaryl-CoA synthase: protein MTAVGIDALEIWTGKLKLDLAETFAPAKDDAPEKYTKGLGLEASSFPDTYEDIVTMGANAAKRLMDRKGLSPDDIGRIDVATESAFDNSKPVSTYIAGCLEDVYDGDFHHANKGERKFACVAGTQSIDDAYNWIKAGRNRGRAALVIATDTALYARGDPGEATQGAGAVAMLVTENPSLVELSTDQGYGSADETDFLKPNQQFPSVDGKRSVQVYLARMREALEDYESVAGRTHPDDFEYIPFHTPFPGMVRKAALLGFRHMTRGTEIEDGLADEIGRQPREDEYEDWDAYEDAIRDYMDALKETETYDEWYGQAIDPTLSLSRRVGNWYTGSVHVARMSALKTAAETGRALAGDRLLVGSYGSGAQAEIHSETVADGWREEVDALNIDEQLARRYDLSFEEYGRVHDAHNHEKERELEEFTVPSGEFVFTGWGRMNERKYEYVD, encoded by the coding sequence ATGACCGCCGTCGGCATCGACGCACTCGAAATCTGGACGGGGAAGCTCAAGCTCGATTTGGCCGAGACGTTCGCCCCGGCCAAGGACGACGCCCCGGAGAAGTACACGAAGGGGTTGGGGCTCGAAGCCTCGTCGTTCCCGGACACGTACGAAGACATCGTCACAATGGGAGCGAACGCGGCGAAGCGGCTGATGGACCGCAAGGGCCTCTCGCCCGACGACATCGGCCGCATCGACGTCGCAACCGAGAGCGCCTTCGACAACTCCAAGCCGGTCTCGACGTACATCGCCGGCTGTCTGGAAGACGTCTACGACGGCGACTTCCACCACGCGAACAAGGGCGAACGCAAGTTCGCCTGCGTCGCCGGCACCCAGAGCATCGACGACGCGTACAACTGGATCAAGGCGGGGCGGAACCGCGGCCGCGCAGCGCTCGTCATCGCCACCGACACGGCGCTCTACGCCCGCGGTGACCCCGGCGAGGCGACACAAGGCGCTGGTGCCGTCGCGATGCTCGTGACCGAGAACCCGAGTCTGGTCGAACTCTCGACCGATCAGGGGTACGGTAGCGCCGACGAGACGGACTTCCTCAAGCCCAACCAGCAGTTCCCGAGCGTCGATGGCAAGCGCTCGGTGCAGGTGTATCTCGCGCGGATGCGCGAGGCGCTCGAAGATTACGAGTCCGTCGCCGGACGCACCCACCCCGACGACTTCGAGTATATCCCCTTCCACACGCCGTTCCCGGGGATGGTCCGAAAGGCCGCACTGCTCGGGTTCCGCCACATGACCCGTGGGACGGAAATCGAGGACGGCCTTGCCGACGAAATCGGCCGCCAGCCCCGCGAGGACGAGTACGAGGACTGGGACGCCTACGAGGACGCCATCCGCGACTACATGGACGCGCTGAAAGAGACCGAGACGTACGACGAGTGGTACGGGCAGGCCATCGACCCGACGCTCAGCCTCTCGCGACGGGTGGGTAACTGGTACACCGGTTCCGTGCACGTCGCCCGAATGAGCGCGCTCAAGACCGCGGCCGAGACGGGGCGAGCGCTCGCCGGCGATCGACTTCTCGTCGGTTCGTACGGCTCCGGCGCACAGGCCGAGATTCACTCCGAAACCGTCGCCGACGGCTGGCGCGAGGAGGTCGACGCGCTCAACATCGACGAACAGCTCGCGCGGCGCTACGACCTCTCCTTCGAGGAGTACGGGCGCGTCCACGACGCCCACAATCACGAGAAAGAGCGGGAGCTAGAGGAGTTCACGGTGCCGAGCGGCGAGTTCGTCTTCACCGGCTGGGGCCGGATGAACGAGCGAAAGTACGAGTACGTCGACTAG
- a CDS encoding type IV pilin N-terminal domain-containing protein, which yields MDREVTAHPDDRGQSEVVGEILAVAMVVIVVTTAGAYLLSDAASPDEETLAEIRLDVDEERVALTHLGGESVATTDIDLVVYINGTQEGITWASGTVDGDGDARFDPGERWVYNRTVASDATVRVTLADTETGTLLLDRTASPSDRR from the coding sequence ATGGACAGGGAAGTGACAGCCCACCCTGACGACCGCGGTCAGTCCGAAGTCGTCGGCGAAATCCTCGCCGTCGCGATGGTCGTCATCGTCGTGACCACCGCAGGCGCGTACCTCCTCAGCGACGCCGCCTCGCCGGACGAGGAGACACTCGCCGAGATACGCCTCGACGTGGACGAGGAGCGCGTCGCACTCACCCATCTCGGTGGCGAGAGCGTGGCGACCACCGATATCGACCTCGTGGTGTACATCAACGGGACACAGGAAGGTATCACGTGGGCGAGCGGCACCGTCGACGGCGACGGCGATGCTCGATTCGACCCCGGCGAGCGATGGGTCTACAACCGGACCGTTGCCAGCGACGCGACGGTACGGGTCACTCTCGCCGACACGGAGACGGGGACGCTCCTCCTCGACCGGACGGCGTCGCCGAGCGACCGCCGATGA
- a CDS encoding TatD family hydrolase, producing the protein MSEPDLDTPVLDDHLHLDPDAGRGLDAVRDFRRLGGTHLLVVNKPSWHLGVEVDEADDFRRVFDRTLEVVAEADDLLPGRAWPVLGVHPGLISRLVDEREMVPTDARDLMQAGLGVAAEYVRDGRALALKTGRPHYEVTDAVWDASNAVLRHGLSLGAEADCAVQLHTEESEDLTEIADWAAERGLPAHRVVKHYAGPTLAGPTPSVMCRKEWLESVAEGDEPFLMETDFVDDPDRPGAVMGPKTVPRRVRWLLEEGYDDAVRRAHVETPARVYGIDTEATLTA; encoded by the coding sequence ATGAGCGAACCGGACCTCGACACGCCAGTCCTCGACGACCACCTCCACCTGGACCCAGACGCGGGGCGCGGCCTCGACGCTGTCCGCGACTTCCGCCGTCTCGGCGGGACGCATCTCCTCGTCGTCAACAAACCCTCGTGGCATCTCGGCGTCGAGGTCGACGAGGCCGACGACTTCCGGCGCGTCTTCGACCGTACGCTCGAAGTCGTCGCCGAGGCGGACGACCTGTTGCCCGGGCGGGCGTGGCCCGTCCTCGGCGTCCACCCCGGACTGATTTCGCGTCTGGTCGACGAACGGGAGATGGTGCCGACCGACGCGCGCGACCTGATGCAGGCGGGCCTCGGCGTCGCGGCCGAGTACGTCCGCGACGGGCGCGCACTCGCACTCAAGACGGGGCGTCCCCACTACGAAGTCACCGACGCCGTGTGGGACGCCTCGAACGCCGTGTTGCGCCACGGGCTGTCGCTGGGTGCAGAGGCCGACTGCGCGGTCCAACTCCACACCGAGGAGAGCGAGGACCTCACCGAAATTGCCGACTGGGCCGCGGAGCGCGGCCTGCCGGCTCACCGCGTCGTGAAACACTACGCGGGGCCGACGCTCGCGGGGCCGACGCCGAGCGTGATGTGTCGCAAGGAGTGGCTGGAGTCGGTCGCCGAGGGGGACGAGCCGTTCCTGATGGAGACGGATTTCGTGGACGACCCGGACCGGCCGGGGGCGGTGATGGGGCCGAAGACGGTGCCGCGGCGCGTCCGCTGGCTGCTGGAGGAGGGGTACGACGACGCCGTCCGGCGTGCGCACGTGGAAACGCCCGCACGCGTGTACGGAATCGACACCGAAGCGACGCTCACGGCCTGA
- a CDS encoding metal-dependent hydrolase, with the protein MPSTVVHLAIGGVIAAALLGEEFDRRAVAVVLAATALPDLDTFAGLYLQGTHRALLHTFVLPAVAGVALAHDTRLRGVSRLRARWGARGTRVAWVALAALIFGGILPDLMTNGVNAFYPLYDRFFTFNGELLLSNQRGVVQTFVDLSTAPEQTTENTHYWTGVDPTRGAEPENVERIFPVVRSGFQLLVVALGAFTLGARFLEER; encoded by the coding sequence GTGCCGTCTACCGTCGTCCACCTCGCCATCGGCGGCGTCATCGCCGCGGCGCTTCTGGGCGAGGAGTTCGACCGCCGCGCCGTCGCCGTCGTCCTCGCGGCGACGGCCCTGCCCGACCTCGACACCTTCGCCGGACTCTACCTGCAGGGCACACACCGGGCGCTGTTGCACACGTTCGTCCTGCCCGCCGTCGCGGGCGTCGCCCTCGCGCACGACACGCGATTGCGAGGCGTCTCGCGTCTGCGAGCGCGGTGGGGCGCACGCGGGACGCGAGTCGCGTGGGTCGCCCTCGCGGCCCTGATTTTCGGCGGTATCCTCCCCGACCTGATGACCAACGGCGTCAACGCCTTCTACCCGCTCTACGACCGGTTTTTCACGTTCAACGGCGAACTCCTGCTGTCGAATCAGCGCGGCGTCGTCCAGACGTTCGTCGACCTCTCGACGGCGCCGGAGCAGACGACCGAGAACACCCACTACTGGACGGGCGTCGACCCGACGCGCGGGGCGGAACCGGAAAACGTCGAGCGCATCTTCCCCGTCGTTCGCTCGGGGTTTCAGTTACTGGTGGTCGCGCTCGGCGCGTTCACGCTCGGGGCGCGATTTCTGGAAGAGCGCTGA
- a CDS encoding helix-turn-helix domain-containing protein: MSDEPRDDLARRIAGEITLSSNPGATLRKWRTDFDISQTELAERLDVSSSVISDYESGRRESPGIGVVSRIVRALLDIDESRGGGRIRQYARVISAGFESDIVHDLREYPTSIPLERFYEIMEATEVVPGERDHVSGHTVINSIEAITRLPSEEFYRLYGQSTNRALVFTDVTRGESPLVALRVVNPTPNAVILHGLEEEDLWEHATALAKIDGFALAVSTCDLDAALAKLRDLP; the protein is encoded by the coding sequence ATGAGCGACGAACCCCGCGACGACCTCGCCCGACGCATCGCCGGTGAAATCACCCTCAGTTCGAATCCGGGCGCGACGCTCCGGAAGTGGCGCACGGACTTCGACATCTCACAGACCGAACTCGCCGAGCGACTCGACGTTTCCTCCTCGGTCATCTCCGACTACGAGAGCGGGCGTCGCGAGAGTCCCGGCATTGGCGTCGTCAGCCGCATCGTCCGGGCGCTTCTCGACATCGACGAGTCGCGCGGCGGCGGGCGCATCCGCCAGTACGCCCGCGTCATCTCCGCTGGCTTCGAGAGCGACATCGTCCACGACCTCAGAGAGTATCCGACCTCGATTCCGTTGGAGCGGTTCTACGAGATAATGGAGGCGACGGAGGTCGTCCCCGGTGAGCGCGACCACGTCAGCGGCCACACCGTCATCAACAGCATCGAGGCCATCACGCGCCTCCCGAGCGAGGAGTTCTACCGCCTCTACGGGCAGAGCACGAACCGCGCGCTGGTCTTCACCGACGTGACGCGTGGCGAATCGCCGCTGGTCGCGCTCCGCGTCGTGAATCCGACGCCGAACGCCGTCATCCTGCACGGACTGGAGGAAGAGGACCTCTGGGAACACGCGACGGCGCTCGCGAAAATCGACGGCTTCGCGCTCGCGGTGTCGACCTGTGACTTGGACGCGGCGCTCGCGAAACTCCGCGACCTACCCTAG